CTGCACCGCAGACTAGCTACAGTGCAAAATTGGTTACACTTTTGGTTTGGGTAACACCCCGGTCAATCAATCGTACACATTTTGGGAAGGCAGCACTGGATGttccaatcgaacaaaaatGTTTGATTTATGGGAgtaaggtgtaaaatatgcaacacattttttaccaatcgaaattaCTATAACATTCCGCCCGGCCGAAATTActtgttttctcttttttagttaatttaactaacgaccacaaaaaatattaaagtgaaGGAAACGCATATAAAGTCAAATTGGCTTTAGAGCCCTGGCGACTTCACTGTGTTTAGAGTGTACTTGTGTTAAAATCAGCATGATATGAAGAaacggacggacatcactaaatcCACTCAGAATTTCCCGACCAAGAATTAAGAATATATAatagaatatatgtatattcacATTATAGTCTTAtcccaatattttgatgtattaCAAATGGATATATGCATTGTATATGCGCTCTCCCCACGATGTAGAGTGAAATAAAAACTCATAAACAAAATATGCGTTAAATATTATGGTTAGcgcatattgtccaaatttcgaACAGTTTTGAATGCGAAAAACTTGCCGCTTAACCCATGAcattatacaaatttaatagCATGACATTGCtgtgtaaattatttttaaactttATGTGTCATATATGCAATTGTGATTGAACTCATGGTCCAGTACGGAAACAGTAACTGATAACGAGCgaaagtgaaaatattattaataaaacGAAAACATTACCAACTAGCAGCCAATGAACTACAACAGTAGATTGAACAACAAAATGCTTTTGTCTTATTGGACATGATAAGCCCATATGACACCCGATATAACAATCAAGACGAAAGGGGCCAACGTCGGGTGACATGGTCGAATGAGACACCACCAGAAATAACTATTAAGACAATGACGTCTGCCATCACGAAAACACCGTCAACATTGTCAACAGCGAGGAGGTCAACGTCGACAATGAAGCGACATCTGTTGACAGTTGAAAAGTTACGAAATAGGGTGCATCAGATATTAAAATGTGTCATTAATTTACACATAGACATCCTGGTAAgtagataattttttaattatttttcaatttattcgcAAAACCCATTATCGatatacgagggttgccttttatatttaggAATTGgag
This is a stretch of genomic DNA from Haematobia irritans isolate KBUSLIRL chromosome 4, ASM5000362v1, whole genome shotgun sequence. It encodes these proteins:
- the LOC142232714 gene encoding uncharacterized protein LOC142232714, producing MISPYDTRYNNQDERGQRRVTWSNETPPEITIKTMTSAITKTPSTLSTARRSTSTMKRHLLTVEKLRNRVHQILKCVINLHIDILVIESNVNQLIDDVKEFNADLMEVQRLDNLIQTLRDYNGPTICHEWPFPLVYQGTIDEADLAQSLNTK